One Fretibacterium sp. OH1220_COT-178 genomic window carries:
- a CDS encoding amidohydrolase, which yields MPQAEQTALINGRIHSPAGPAEALLIEAGRIASVGATSTIGLHCDTKIIDLQGRSVFPGFSDSHAHFLAWAQSREAIRLGGCRSALELREALRSFARQHPSPVGGWYQGHGWNHTLMDNIMPTKHDLDSVIPDTPVYLRRICGHIAVVNSAALRAAGITRNTRVEAGVIEIGDDGEPNGILKEDALDLIARCIPGLDDGELFRLLRLYGPQAASYGLTEIHSDDLSMFGFDFRRSQEFFMEAARSGDLPFRVRRQLLLSDKQLLLDFLSEGWRSGDGVPLCQIGPLKLLCDGSLGGRTAFLKDDYTDAAGERGLALFDRDELNDLVLTAHLAGMQIAIHAIGDGALEMCLDAFERAAEQRPLSARHLIVHAQIADDQQLERMKRLRLGAAVQPCFVPSDHAMAVERLGRARAERSYRWHTMLRKGIVLSSGSDAPIESLRPMRGIHAAVTRAAPGFEAAGWVPEERLSVAEAIGTYTWNGAWNGHNEKRRGEILPGRDADLVVLEQDPFMVPASDLADIGIAMTLCGGRVTHASEALA from the coding sequence ATGCCACAGGCAGAACAGACGGCATTGATCAATGGAAGAATCCACAGCCCCGCAGGACCTGCGGAGGCGCTGCTGATAGAGGCCGGCCGCATCGCATCGGTCGGAGCGACTTCGACTATCGGGCTTCATTGCGACACGAAAATCATCGATCTCCAGGGACGCTCCGTCTTTCCGGGGTTCAGCGATTCTCACGCACACTTCCTGGCGTGGGCACAGTCCCGAGAGGCGATCCGGCTGGGAGGCTGCCGCTCCGCGCTCGAGCTTCGAGAGGCGCTTCGGTCCTTCGCCCGGCAACACCCCAGCCCCGTCGGCGGCTGGTATCAGGGGCACGGCTGGAACCACACCCTCATGGACAACATCATGCCCACGAAGCACGACCTCGATTCCGTCATCCCCGACACCCCCGTCTATCTGAGGCGGATCTGCGGCCACATCGCCGTCGTCAATTCGGCCGCGTTGAGGGCCGCGGGCATCACGCGCAACACCCGTGTGGAGGCCGGGGTGATCGAGATCGGCGACGACGGGGAGCCCAACGGCATCCTCAAGGAGGACGCTCTCGACCTGATCGCCCGCTGCATCCCGGGATTGGATGACGGGGAGCTGTTCCGCCTGCTCCGCCTCTACGGGCCACAAGCCGCAAGTTACGGTCTGACCGAGATTCATTCCGACGATCTCTCGATGTTTGGCTTCGATTTCCGACGATCTCAGGAGTTCTTCATGGAGGCAGCCCGAAGCGGCGACCTCCCCTTCCGGGTCCGCCGCCAGCTTCTTCTCTCCGACAAGCAGCTGTTGCTGGACTTTTTGTCCGAGGGCTGGCGTTCCGGAGACGGGGTACCTCTGTGCCAGATCGGCCCCCTGAAGCTGCTCTGCGACGGATCCCTGGGCGGACGCACCGCTTTTCTCAAGGACGACTACACGGATGCCGCCGGCGAAAGGGGCCTGGCGTTGTTCGATCGGGACGAGCTGAACGACCTGGTCCTCACCGCCCACCTCGCGGGGATGCAGATCGCGATTCACGCCATCGGAGACGGGGCCCTCGAGATGTGTCTGGACGCCTTCGAACGTGCTGCGGAACAGCGTCCTCTGTCGGCACGCCACTTGATCGTCCACGCCCAGATCGCGGACGACCAGCAACTCGAGCGGATGAAGCGGCTTCGTCTGGGCGCGGCCGTTCAGCCGTGTTTCGTCCCGTCCGACCACGCCATGGCCGTGGAGCGGCTGGGCAGGGCGCGCGCCGAGCGGAGCTACCGTTGGCACACGATGCTGCGCAAGGGCATCGTGCTCTCCTCCGGCTCCGACGCGCCTATCGAGTCCCTCCGCCCGATGCGGGGAATCCATGCGGCCGTGACCCGCGCCGCGCCGGGCTTTGAGGCGGCGGGCTGGGTCCCGGAGGAGCGCCTTTCCGTGGCCGAGGCCATCGGTACCTACACGTGGAACGGGGCCTGGAACGGACACAACGAGAAGCGCCGCGGGGAGATCCTCCCGGGACGCGACGCGGACCTCGTGGTCCTGGAACAGGATCCCTTCATGGTGCCCGCGAGCGACCTGGCCGATATCGGCATCGCCATGACCCTGTGCGGGGGCCGCGTTACCCACGCCTCGGAAGCGCTCGCGTAG
- the ileS gene encoding isoleucine--tRNA ligase, producing MCKDCKDYKDTLNLPVTNFPMRANLAKREPDFLKFWRENDTYHKAVEARKGSGERFVLHDGPPYANGNIHIGTAFNKILKDFIPKFKTMTGRYAPYVPGWDTHGLPIELRALKDAELSQEGLDPVELRRKCTETAWHYLDVQREEFKRLGVFGEWEKPYVTLDPGFEALELNAFADMVERDLIYRGRKPVYWCIDCQTALATAEIEYWDESSPSVYVAYPMPKAAEKFPRLAGRDVNVVIWTTTPWTLAASMAVALHPQYEYGFYDCGDKVYLLAVGLKDAVFAATGLKGGELLFSVKGAELENLPAVHPFYDDRNVPLVLADYVMLDSGTGCVHTAPGHGVEDYETGVRCGIDIYNPVDDAGVYLKDTPLLGGLSIEEGGKRALAMIEERGRLLGSGSIMHSYPHCWRCKKPVIFRATDQWFIAVSKFRDKALEVIDGEVRWIPDWGRDRIYNMVRDRSDWCISRQRIWGVPVPALKCRDCGEHSLTPDRIRTFAERVGESPEGSSIWWSRTMDELFGDRAVCDACGSRNVEPDGNILDVWFDSGVTHMAVLNDRFGLSWPTEMYLEGSDQHRGWFQSSLLTAVAVKEHAPYRNVLTHGFILDGEGRKMSKSLGNVVLPQEVVDKYGADILRLWVASTDYRNDVRISETIMKSLSETYRRIRNTARFLLGNLHGFDPRKDALPYDRLLSMDRWILDRLHRVIGKTFEAFEEYEFHIPTSAIHSLCVNELSAFYLDVSKDRLYVEGQNSLTRRSAQTAMWEVLSALTRMLAPILSFTAEEIWQEMRTIDASLPESVFLADFPVADASRVDDALAALWEEALKLRGAVSRMLEGLRAAKTIGTSLEATVQVKRSESVERVASAFSGQELADLVIVSRFEWVDSPNLGTPFKDEETGLEMAAAFTSGVKCPRCWKYSESTVEDGLCPRCAEVLRDA from the coding sequence ATGTGCAAGGATTGCAAGGACTATAAGGATACGTTGAATCTTCCCGTCACGAACTTCCCCATGAGGGCCAACCTGGCGAAGCGGGAGCCCGATTTTTTGAAGTTCTGGCGGGAGAACGACACGTACCATAAGGCCGTGGAGGCCAGAAAGGGCTCGGGCGAGCGTTTTGTCCTGCACGACGGGCCGCCCTACGCCAACGGCAACATTCATATCGGCACCGCCTTCAACAAAATCCTGAAGGATTTCATTCCCAAGTTCAAGACGATGACGGGCCGCTATGCGCCCTACGTTCCGGGATGGGACACGCACGGCCTGCCCATCGAGCTGCGGGCGCTGAAGGACGCGGAGCTCTCCCAGGAGGGCCTGGACCCCGTGGAGCTCCGCAGGAAGTGCACGGAGACGGCGTGGCACTACCTGGACGTCCAGCGCGAGGAGTTCAAGCGGCTGGGCGTCTTCGGGGAGTGGGAAAAGCCCTACGTCACCCTCGATCCCGGCTTCGAGGCTCTGGAGCTGAACGCCTTCGCCGACATGGTGGAGAGGGATCTGATCTATCGGGGGCGCAAGCCCGTCTACTGGTGCATCGACTGTCAGACGGCCCTGGCGACGGCCGAGATCGAGTACTGGGACGAATCCTCGCCCTCCGTCTATGTGGCCTACCCCATGCCCAAGGCGGCCGAGAAGTTTCCCCGGCTTGCGGGCCGGGACGTCAACGTCGTCATCTGGACGACGACGCCCTGGACGCTCGCCGCGAGCATGGCCGTGGCTCTGCATCCGCAGTACGAGTACGGTTTTTACGACTGCGGGGACAAGGTTTACCTCCTCGCCGTCGGCCTGAAGGATGCGGTCTTCGCCGCGACGGGGCTGAAGGGCGGCGAACTGCTGTTCTCGGTCAAGGGGGCGGAGCTGGAGAACCTTCCGGCCGTCCATCCCTTCTACGACGATCGGAACGTCCCGCTCGTCCTGGCGGACTACGTCATGCTGGACTCCGGTACGGGCTGCGTCCACACGGCGCCGGGGCACGGCGTTGAGGACTACGAGACCGGCGTCCGCTGCGGCATCGACATCTACAATCCGGTGGACGATGCGGGGGTCTACCTGAAGGACACCCCGCTCCTCGGCGGCCTGTCCATCGAGGAGGGGGGCAAAAGGGCTCTGGCCATGATCGAGGAGCGCGGCCGCCTTCTGGGCAGCGGATCGATCATGCACAGCTATCCTCATTGCTGGCGCTGCAAGAAACCGGTGATCTTCCGCGCGACCGACCAGTGGTTCATCGCCGTCTCCAAATTCAGGGACAAGGCGCTCGAGGTGATCGACGGCGAGGTCCGGTGGATCCCCGACTGGGGCCGCGACCGCATCTACAACATGGTGCGCGACCGGTCGGACTGGTGCATCAGCCGCCAGAGGATCTGGGGGGTGCCCGTCCCCGCGCTCAAGTGCCGGGACTGCGGGGAGCACAGCCTGACTCCCGACCGCATCAGAACCTTTGCCGAGCGTGTGGGGGAGAGTCCCGAGGGCTCCTCCATCTGGTGGAGCCGGACGATGGACGAGCTCTTCGGCGACCGTGCCGTGTGCGATGCCTGCGGTTCCCGCAACGTGGAGCCGGACGGCAATATCCTGGACGTGTGGTTCGACTCCGGCGTGACGCACATGGCCGTGCTGAACGACCGTTTCGGGCTCAGCTGGCCGACGGAGATGTACCTCGAGGGCAGCGACCAGCACCGCGGGTGGTTCCAGTCCTCGCTCCTGACTGCCGTTGCCGTGAAGGAACATGCGCCCTACCGGAACGTCCTGACCCACGGCTTCATCCTGGACGGCGAGGGACGCAAGATGTCCAAATCGCTGGGGAACGTCGTGCTGCCCCAGGAGGTCGTGGACAAGTACGGGGCGGACATCCTGCGTCTGTGGGTGGCCTCCACCGATTATCGCAACGATGTCCGCATCTCCGAGACCATCATGAAGTCCCTGTCGGAGACGTACCGGCGCATCCGCAACACGGCCCGCTTTCTGCTGGGCAACCTGCACGGATTCGATCCCCGCAAGGACGCTCTGCCCTACGACAGGCTCCTCTCGATGGACCGCTGGATTCTGGACCGTCTGCACCGCGTGATCGGAAAGACGTTCGAGGCCTTCGAGGAGTACGAGTTCCACATTCCGACGAGCGCCATCCATTCGCTGTGCGTCAACGAACTGAGTGCGTTCTATCTGGACGTCAGCAAGGATCGGCTTTACGTGGAGGGGCAGAACTCCCTGACGCGCCGCAGCGCTCAGACGGCGATGTGGGAGGTCCTCTCGGCCCTCACGCGGATGCTGGCTCCGATCCTGAGCTTTACTGCCGAGGAGATCTGGCAGGAGATGCGCACCATCGATGCCTCGCTGCCCGAGAGCGTGTTCCTGGCGGATTTCCCGGTGGCGGATGCCTCCCGCGTCGACGATGCGCTGGCCGCCCTCTGGGAGGAGGCCCTGAAGCTTCGCGGGGCGGTGAGCCGGATGCTCGAGGGGCTGCGCGCCGCGAAGACCATCGGCACCTCCCTGGAGGCCACCGTTCAGGTCAAGCGCTCG